In Brachypodium distachyon strain Bd21 chromosome 2, Brachypodium_distachyon_v3.0, whole genome shotgun sequence, one genomic interval encodes:
- the LOC100837249 gene encoding uncharacterized protein LOC100837249 yields MSHHCITKHPSARQTKESQTQPINHRATSIRRAEEMETTMTPPPALAQTQEQEQAWQGAVEAALPSTPAAAAWPHLASFCALHRYLSGVDVCERVAGEDGRPGCVRYVASSSPGGAEDKESATWAREELLELDDAARRLSYAVVGSNMGFGRYVATMSVHAELEELASGCRLVWEFECEPVQGWSRDGLVAYLDTALKGMADRIQAAAAAANE; encoded by the coding sequence ATGAGCCATCACTGTATTACAAAGCACCCGAGCGCTCGCCAAACCAAAGAGAGTCAAACACAACCAATTAACCACCGCGCAACGAGCATCCGGCGGGCCGAAGAAATGGAGACGACGATGACCCCCCCGCCGGCGCTTGCGCAgacgcaggagcaggagcaggcgTGGCAgggggcggtggaggcggcccTCCCGTCGacgccagccgccgccgcgtggccGCACCTGGCCAGCTTCTGCGCGCTGCACCGGTACCTCTCCGGCGTGGACGTCTGCGAGCGCGTGGCCGGCGAGGACGGCCGCCCCGGCTGCGTCCGCTACGTCGCCTCTTCTTCGCCGGGGGGTGCGGAAGACAAGGAGTCCgcgacgtgggcgcgcgaGGAGCTGCTGGAGCTGGACGACGCCGCGCGCCGGCTCAGCTACGCCGTGGTCGGCAGCAACATGGGGTTCGGCCGCTACGTGGCCACCATGTCCGTGCACGCCGAGCTCGAGGAGCTGGCGTCCGGGTGCAGGCTGGTGTGGGAGTTCGAGTGCGAGCCCGTGCAAGGGTGGAGCCGGGACGGCCTCGTCGCCTACCTCGACACCGCCCTCAAGGGCATGGCCGACAGGatccaggccgccgccgccgccgcgaatGAATGA